One stretch of Streptomyces sp. NBC_01142 DNA includes these proteins:
- a CDS encoding type II 3-dehydroquinate dehydratase: MTRQVLVLNGPNLGRLGSREPDVYGATSYAGLVETCQELGKELGFDVDVRETNDEGEMIRWLHEAADGSIPVVLNPGAFTHYSYGMRDAAAQRTAPLIEVHISNPYTREAFRHTSVVAAVASGTVAGFGIGSYRLALRALAEELAG; the protein is encoded by the coding sequence ATGACCCGTCAGGTGCTGGTCCTCAACGGCCCCAACCTCGGGCGGCTCGGCTCCCGCGAGCCCGACGTCTACGGCGCGACCTCCTACGCGGGTCTGGTGGAGACGTGCCAGGAGCTCGGCAAGGAGCTCGGCTTCGACGTCGACGTCCGGGAGACGAACGACGAGGGCGAGATGATCCGCTGGCTGCACGAGGCAGCAGACGGTTCGATTCCGGTCGTTCTCAACCCCGGTGCCTTCACCCACTACTCGTACGGGATGCGTGACGCGGCCGCCCAGCGGACCGCGCCGCTGATCGAGGTGCACATCTCGAACCCGTACACGCGCGAGGCATTTCGGCACACGTCGGTGGTCGCGGCGGTCGCCAGCGGCACCGTCGCGGGCTTCGGTATCGGCTCCTACCGCCTCGCCCTGCGCGCGCTGGCCGAGGAATTGGCCGGCTGA
- the ruvX gene encoding Holliday junction resolvase RuvX produces the protein MRRGRRLAIDVGDARIGVASCDPDGILATPVETVPGRDVPAAHRRLKQLVEEYEPIEVVVGLPRSLSGGEGPAAIKVRGFAQELARSIAPVPVRLVDERMTTVTASQGLRASGVKSKKGRSVIDQAAAVVILQNALESERTSGTAPGEGVEVVV, from the coding sequence ATGCGCAGAGGCCGTCGCCTCGCGATCGATGTCGGGGATGCCCGGATCGGGGTCGCCTCGTGCGACCCCGACGGGATCCTCGCCACACCGGTGGAGACCGTGCCGGGACGCGATGTCCCGGCCGCCCACCGGCGGCTGAAGCAGCTCGTCGAGGAGTACGAACCGATCGAGGTCGTGGTCGGCCTGCCCCGCTCGCTCAGCGGCGGGGAGGGCCCGGCCGCGATCAAGGTCCGCGGCTTCGCCCAGGAGCTCGCCCGCTCGATCGCCCCCGTTCCGGTACGACTGGTCGACGAGAGGATGACCACAGTGACGGCCAGTCAGGGGCTGCGCGCTTCGGGCGTGAAGTCCAAAAAAGGCCGGTCCGTCATCGATCAGGCTGCCGCTGTGGTGATCCTTCAGAACGCTCTGGAGTCCGAACGGACGTCAGGTACCGCACCCGGCGAGGGCGTCGAAGTGGTTGTCTGA
- a CDS encoding shikimate kinase → MGSGKSTVGELLADRLGVAYRDTDADIVAAQGREIADIFVDEGEPYFRDLERAAVRDAVAGHEGVLALGGGAILDESTRGLLAGLPVVYLSMEVEEAVKRVGLNQARPLLAVNPRRQWRELMDARRHLYTEVARVVVATDERTPEEVAQAVLDALELKDV, encoded by the coding sequence ATGGGCTCGGGCAAGTCCACCGTCGGCGAGCTGCTCGCCGACCGGCTCGGCGTTGCCTACCGGGACACCGACGCTGACATCGTCGCGGCCCAGGGCCGGGAGATCGCGGACATCTTCGTCGACGAGGGCGAGCCGTACTTCCGTGACCTCGAGCGAGCGGCCGTACGTGACGCCGTCGCCGGACACGAAGGAGTCCTCGCCCTCGGCGGCGGGGCGATCCTCGACGAATCGACGCGTGGGCTGCTGGCCGGACTGCCCGTCGTCTACCTCTCGATGGAAGTGGAGGAGGCGGTCAAGCGGGTCGGCCTCAACCAGGCGCGCCCGCTGCTGGCCGTCAATCCGCGCCGGCAGTGGCGGGAGCTGATGGACGCCCGCCGCCACCTCTACACCGAAGTCGCCCGCGTCGTCGTGGCCACCGACGAACGCACCCCCGAAGAGGTCGCCCAAGCGGTCCTCGACGCACTGGAGTTGAAGGACGTATGA
- the aroB gene encoding 3-dehydroquinate synthase has translation MTDQAVTRIQVGGTEGSDPYEVLVGRQLLGELPGLIGPRAQRVAVLHPEALAGTGEAIREDLASQGYEAIAVQLPNAEEAKTVEVAAYCWKALGQTGFTRTDVIVGVGGGATTDVAGFVAATWLRGVRWIALPTTVLGMVDAAVGGKTGINTAEGKNLVGAFHPPAGVLCDLAALDSLPVNDYVSGMAEIIKAGFIADPAILDLVEADPQGARTPAGPHTAELIERSIRVKAEVVSNDLKESGLREILNYGHTLAHAIEKNERYKWRHGAAVSVGMVFAAELGRLAGRLDDATADRHRSVLESVGLPLTYRGDQWPKLLETMKVDKKSRGNLLRFIVLDGLAKPTVLEGPDPAVLLAAYGEVSA, from the coding sequence ATGACGGACCAGGCAGTGACCCGTATCCAGGTAGGCGGCACGGAAGGCTCCGATCCGTACGAGGTGCTGGTCGGCCGGCAGCTGCTGGGCGAGCTGCCCGGGTTGATCGGGCCGCGTGCTCAGCGGGTGGCGGTGCTGCACCCCGAGGCGCTGGCGGGCACCGGTGAGGCGATCCGTGAGGATCTGGCGTCGCAGGGCTATGAGGCCATTGCCGTCCAGCTGCCCAACGCCGAGGAGGCCAAGACCGTCGAGGTTGCGGCGTACTGCTGGAAGGCGCTGGGGCAGACCGGTTTCACCCGCACTGATGTGATTGTCGGTGTCGGGGGCGGGGCGACCACCGATGTGGCGGGGTTTGTCGCGGCGACCTGGCTGCGAGGGGTGCGCTGGATCGCGCTGCCGACGACCGTGCTCGGCATGGTGGATGCGGCGGTCGGCGGCAAGACCGGTATCAACACCGCCGAGGGCAAGAACCTGGTGGGTGCCTTCCATCCACCGGCCGGAGTCCTGTGCGATCTGGCCGCCTTGGACTCGCTGCCGGTCAACGACTACGTCAGCGGCATGGCGGAGATCATCAAGGCGGGGTTCATCGCCGACCCGGCCATTCTCGATCTGGTGGAGGCGGATCCACAGGGCGCGCGGACGCCTGCCGGGCCGCACACGGCCGAGCTGATCGAGCGCTCCATCCGGGTCAAGGCCGAGGTCGTGTCCAACGACCTCAAGGAGTCCGGGCTGCGCGAGATCCTCAACTATGGGCACACCCTGGCCCACGCCATTGAGAAGAACGAGCGCTACAAGTGGCGGCACGGTGCCGCGGTGTCGGTCGGGATGGTCTTCGCCGCCGAACTGGGCAGGCTTGCCGGGCGTCTTGACGACGCGACCGCCGACCGCCACCGCTCGGTCCTGGAGTCCGTCGGGCTGCCGCTGACCTACCGCGGCGACCAGTGGCCCAAGCTCCTGGAGACCATGAAGGTCGACAAGAAGTCCCGCGGCAACCTGCTGCGCTTCATCGTCCTGGACGGGCTCGCCAAGCCGACCGTCCTGGAAGGCCCCGACCCGGCCGTGCTGCTCGCGGCGTACGGAGAGGTGTCCGCATGA
- the mltG gene encoding endolytic transglycosylase MltG produces the protein MTEYGRSPGSEPWNPEDPLYGDQGWGGQQAAAGHTPYGGQPQQQYPQPTQQQYDGRQAPYQQDPYQQDPHQQQYPQQPQQQDPYQQQYPQQQQQYNQQQYNGAWDTGQQAAMPYGTTPADPYGAQQPGYADESADYYRTPEAYPPPQPPGRRRPEPEAEPEPEAEADWQAEAPQEEKHPFFTGDDGRDDDSEYDDDPRESRRAGGGRERRGKTKKKSRNGCACLVVSLVLAGGVGGVGYFGYQFWQGQFGAAEDYTGAGSGTVQVVIPEGAGGSVIGNLLKEKGVVKSVDAFVSAQNQNPKGKTIQAGVYTLNKEQSAANAVTAMLNPSSRNALIIPEGQRNVRIYEQIDTRLALKAGTTSAVARAEAKNLGLPGWANNHANVKDPLEGFLFPASYPIAKGTKPEEVLRQMVARANEEYREVGLESKAKQLGLKDPWQLLTLASLVQVEGKTHDDFRKMSEVVYNRLKPTNTETNQLLQFDSAFNYLKGQSKIDISESEINSNQDPYNTYTQRGLTPGPISNPGNEALAAALNPTKDGWLYFVATDGMSKTEFAKTHAQFLKLKDKFDASQGKN, from the coding sequence ATGACTGAGTATGGCCGGAGCCCCGGCTCCGAACCGTGGAATCCCGAGGACCCCTTGTACGGGGACCAGGGATGGGGAGGACAGCAGGCCGCAGCCGGCCACACTCCGTACGGCGGCCAGCCGCAGCAGCAGTACCCGCAGCCGACGCAGCAGCAGTACGACGGCCGACAGGCCCCGTACCAGCAAGATCCGTACCAGCAGGACCCGCACCAGCAGCAGTACCCCCAGCAGCCGCAGCAGCAGGACCCGTACCAGCAGCAGTACCCGCAGCAACAGCAGCAGTACAACCAGCAGCAGTACAACGGCGCGTGGGACACCGGTCAGCAGGCCGCCATGCCGTACGGCACCACCCCGGCCGACCCCTACGGTGCCCAGCAGCCCGGCTACGCCGACGAGAGTGCCGACTACTACCGCACGCCCGAGGCCTACCCGCCGCCGCAGCCCCCCGGCCGGCGTCGCCCCGAGCCTGAGGCCGAGCCCGAGCCCGAGGCTGAGGCCGACTGGCAGGCCGAGGCGCCGCAGGAGGAGAAGCACCCCTTCTTCACCGGCGACGACGGCCGCGACGACGACAGTGAGTACGACGACGACCCGCGCGAGTCGCGCCGGGCCGGCGGTGGCCGCGAGCGCCGCGGCAAAACCAAGAAGAAAAGCCGTAACGGCTGCGCGTGCCTGGTCGTCTCGCTGGTTCTCGCGGGCGGCGTCGGTGGTGTCGGCTACTTCGGCTACCAGTTCTGGCAGGGCCAGTTCGGCGCGGCCGAGGACTACACGGGTGCCGGGTCCGGCACGGTCCAGGTGGTGATCCCCGAAGGCGCGGGCGGATCTGTGATCGGCAACCTTCTGAAGGAGAAGGGGGTCGTCAAGAGTGTGGACGCCTTCGTCTCGGCCCAGAATCAGAACCCCAAGGGCAAGACCATCCAGGCCGGGGTCTACACGCTGAACAAGGAGCAGTCCGCGGCGAACGCCGTCACCGCGATGCTCAACCCCAGCAGCCGCAACGCCCTCATCATTCCCGAGGGCCAGCGCAATGTCCGGATCTACGAGCAGATCGACACGCGACTCGCACTCAAGGCGGGCACCACGAGCGCGGTCGCCCGGGCAGAGGCGAAGAATCTCGGCCTGCCCGGCTGGGCGAACAACCACGCGAACGTCAAGGACCCGCTGGAAGGCTTCCTGTTCCCGGCGAGCTATCCGATTGCCAAGGGCACCAAGCCCGAAGAAGTCCTCAGGCAGATGGTCGCCCGCGCGAACGAGGAGTACCGAGAGGTCGGTCTCGAGTCCAAGGCGAAGCAGCTCGGGCTCAAGGACCCGTGGCAGCTGCTTACGCTCGCCAGCCTGGTGCAGGTCGAGGGCAAGACGCACGACGACTTCCGCAAGATGTCCGAGGTCGTCTACAACCGCCTCAAACCCACCAACACCGAGACGAACCAGCTGCTCCAGTTCGACTCCGCCTTCAACTACCTCAAGGGTCAGAGCAAGATCGACATCTCTGAAAGCGAGATCAACAGCAACCAGGACCCGTACAACACGTACACCCAGAGGGGTCTGACACCGGGGCCGATCAGCAACCCGGGCAATGAGGCACTGGCGGCGGCCCTGAACCCGACGAAGGACGGCTGGCTGTACTTCGTGGCGACCGACGGTATGAGCAAGACCGAGTTCGCCAAGACGCACGCCCAGTTCCTGAAGCTGAAGGACAAGTTCGATGCAAGCCAGGGCAAGAACTGA
- the aroC gene encoding chorismate synthase, with the protein MSRLRWLTAGESHGPALVATLEGLPAGVPITTEMVADHLARRRLGYGRGARMKFERDEVTFLGGVRHGLTMGSPVAVMVGNTEWPKWEQVMSADPVDPDELAKLARNAPLTRPRPGHADLAGMQKYALDEARPILERASARETAARVALGAVARSYLRETAGIEIVSHVVELAAAKAPYGVVPVPADEARLDADPVRCLDADASKAMVAEIDQAHKDGDTLGGVVEVLAYGVPVGLGSHVHWDRRLDARLAAALMGIQAIKGVEVGDGFELARVPGSKAHDEIVPTGEGIRRTSGRSGGTEGGMSTGELLRVRAAMKPIATVPRALATVDVATGEVAAAHHQRSDVCAVPAAGIVAEAMVALVLADAVGEKFGGDSVSETRRNVQSYLDNLHIR; encoded by the coding sequence TTGAGCAGGTTGCGTTGGCTGACGGCGGGGGAGTCGCACGGACCCGCACTGGTGGCGACGCTGGAGGGTCTTCCCGCCGGTGTGCCCATCACCACGGAGATGGTGGCGGACCACCTTGCCCGGCGGCGGCTCGGTTATGGACGCGGTGCGCGGATGAAGTTCGAGCGGGACGAGGTCACCTTCCTGGGTGGCGTGCGGCACGGGCTGACCATGGGTTCGCCGGTGGCGGTCATGGTGGGTAATACGGAGTGGCCGAAGTGGGAGCAGGTCATGTCGGCCGATCCGGTCGATCCGGATGAGCTTGCGAAGCTGGCGCGTAATGCGCCGCTGACCCGGCCGCGGCCCGGCCACGCGGATCTGGCGGGTATGCAGAAGTATGCGCTGGATGAGGCGCGGCCGATCCTGGAGCGGGCCAGTGCCCGTGAGACGGCGGCGCGGGTTGCGCTCGGCGCGGTCGCCCGTTCCTACCTGAGGGAGACTGCGGGCATCGAGATCGTCTCGCATGTGGTCGAGCTGGCTGCCGCGAAGGCTCCGTACGGTGTGGTTCCGGTGCCTGCCGACGAGGCGAGGCTGGATGCGGATCCGGTGCGCTGTCTGGATGCGGATGCGTCGAAGGCGATGGTCGCGGAGATCGACCAGGCTCACAAGGACGGTGACACTCTGGGCGGCGTGGTCGAGGTGCTGGCGTACGGTGTGCCGGTCGGTCTGGGTTCGCATGTGCACTGGGACCGGCGTCTGGATGCGCGTCTGGCGGCGGCGTTGATGGGGATCCAGGCCATCAAGGGTGTCGAGGTCGGTGACGGGTTCGAGCTGGCGCGGGTGCCGGGGTCGAAGGCGCATGACGAGATCGTGCCGACCGGGGAGGGTATCCGTCGTACTTCGGGCCGTTCCGGTGGTACGGAGGGTGGTATGTCGACGGGTGAACTGCTGCGTGTGCGGGCGGCGATGAAGCCGATCGCGACGGTGCCGCGTGCGCTGGCGACTGTTGATGTTGCCACCGGTGAGGTGGCGGCGGCCCACCATCAGCGTTCCGATGTCTGTGCGGTGCCGGCGGCCGGGATCGTGGCCGAGGCGATGGTGGCGCTGGTTCTGGCGGACGCGGTCGGGGAGAAGTTCGGCGGCGACAGCGTCTCCGAGACCCGCCGCAACGTGCAGTCCTACCTCGACAACCTGCACATCCGGTGA
- a CDS encoding shikimate dehydrogenase — MQARARTDARRAAVLGSPIAHSLSPVLHRAAYAELGLAHWSYDRFEVDEAGLAGFLAGLDGSWAGLSLTMPLKRAIIPLLDGISDTAASVEAVNTVVFTEDGRRTGDNTDIPGMIAALRERGVDKVDSAAVLGAGATASSALAALAHICTGPVTAYVRSAARAEEMRGWAERLGVEVRVADWAEAAGALEAPLVIATTPAGATDAIAAEVPERPGTLFDVLYEPWPTTLATAWSRRGGAVVGGLDLLVHQAVLQVEQMTGRSPAPLRAMRIAGERALEAR, encoded by the coding sequence ATGCAAGCCAGGGCAAGAACTGACGCTCGCCGCGCGGCGGTCCTCGGATCGCCCATCGCGCACTCGCTCTCCCCGGTGCTGCACCGCGCCGCCTACGCGGAGCTCGGCCTGGCCCACTGGTCGTACGACCGGTTCGAGGTGGACGAGGCCGGGCTTGCGGGATTCCTGGCAGGGCTCGACGGTTCCTGGGCCGGGCTGTCGCTGACCATGCCGCTCAAGCGCGCGATCATTCCGCTGCTCGACGGCATCAGCGACACCGCGGCCTCGGTGGAGGCCGTCAACACGGTGGTCTTCACCGAGGACGGCCGCAGGACAGGCGACAACACCGATATTCCGGGCATGATCGCCGCGCTGCGGGAGCGGGGCGTGGACAAGGTCGATTCGGCCGCCGTGCTCGGCGCCGGCGCGACGGCGTCGTCCGCGCTCGCCGCGCTCGCGCACATCTGTACCGGACCTGTCACCGCGTATGTACGCAGTGCGGCCAGGGCCGAGGAGATGCGCGGGTGGGCCGAGCGGCTCGGCGTCGAGGTGCGCGTCGCCGACTGGGCGGAGGCCGCGGGGGCGCTCGAAGCCCCTCTGGTCATCGCCACCACTCCGGCCGGGGCCACCGACGCGATCGCCGCCGAGGTGCCCGAGCGGCCCGGGACGCTGTTCGATGTGCTGTACGAGCCGTGGCCGACCACCCTGGCCACCGCCTGGTCGCGGCGGGGCGGCGCGGTCGTCGGCGGCCTCGACCTCCTGGTCCATCAGGCGGTACTCCAGGTGGAACAGATGACGGGCCGTTCCCCGGCGCCGCTGCGGGCGATGCGTATTGCAGGTGAACGGGCGCTCGAAGCCCGCTAG
- a CDS encoding AAA family ATPase produces MQHAVGAPLPPPHGPGQGPAGWTHSAQHQGPHPGPPHGSPTGPPQHAPAGHPPGAPAGPPHPPHGSPAGPPQHAPAAPPPGSPAPHGQPPAPGWTGSVPPHAPAPPSRDTTGHIQLPPGGPVPIPAPPPADSGTGATTLAVLLIGPAGAGKTTVARHWATSRRVPTAHISLDDVREWVCSGFADPQSGWNDHSEAQYRLARRTCGFAARNFLANGISCILDDAVFPDRPVVGLGGWKRHVGPGLLPVVLLPGLEIVLERNAERSGNRRLSDEEVAGIHGRMAGWYGSGLPIIDNSKYDVETTARVLDDVLARSIASPPNW; encoded by the coding sequence ATGCAGCACGCAGTGGGGGCTCCGCTGCCGCCGCCCCACGGACCGGGGCAGGGACCGGCGGGATGGACACACAGCGCCCAGCACCAGGGACCTCACCCCGGCCCGCCGCACGGGTCACCCACGGGCCCTCCGCAGCACGCTCCGGCAGGACATCCGCCCGGCGCACCCGCCGGTCCTCCGCATCCTCCGCACGGGTCACCCGCGGGCCCTCCGCAGCACGCTCCCGCAGCGCCTCCGCCGGGGTCCCCGGCGCCCCATGGGCAGCCGCCCGCCCCCGGCTGGACCGGCTCCGTACCTCCGCACGCCCCCGCACCGCCCTCCCGCGACACGACCGGGCACATCCAGCTGCCGCCCGGCGGACCGGTTCCCATACCTGCCCCGCCACCGGCCGACAGCGGCACCGGAGCGACCACCCTGGCCGTCCTGCTGATCGGCCCGGCCGGCGCGGGCAAGACGACCGTGGCCCGTCACTGGGCCACCAGCCGCCGGGTCCCGACCGCGCACATCAGCCTCGACGACGTACGCGAATGGGTCTGCTCCGGCTTCGCCGACCCCCAGTCGGGCTGGAACGACCACTCCGAGGCCCAGTACCGGCTCGCGCGCCGCACCTGCGGCTTCGCCGCCCGGAACTTCCTGGCCAACGGAATCTCCTGCATCCTCGACGACGCCGTCTTCCCGGACCGGCCCGTCGTCGGGCTCGGCGGCTGGAAGCGCCATGTCGGCCCCGGGCTGCTGCCCGTCGTCCTGCTCCCCGGCCTGGAGATCGTGCTGGAGCGCAACGCCGAGCGCAGCGGCAACCGCCGTCTCTCGGACGAGGAGGTGGCCGGCATCCACGGCCGGATGGCCGGCTGGTACGGCTCCGGCCTGCCGATCATCGACAACTCCAAGTACGACGTGGAGACGACGGCACGGGTGCTCGACGACGTCCTGGCCCGTTCCATCGCCAGCCCGCCGAACTGGTAG
- a CDS encoding aminopeptidase P family protein codes for MSEVFGARRSLLRARCAATGCAAALVSRPANVRYLAGGAPPGAVLLIGPGEDLLLCPSKPTGDPADGRPDEQLRLTVLPSSAGDPAVAAAELTRTADVESLAVEEHHLTVARHRALGSVAPRLRLADLGLAVEQQRMVKDEDEIACLRIAAEIADQALGELLESILVGRTERHLALELERRLVDHGADGPAFATSVATGINAGRGGHRPTDRRVEEGDFLSVCLGANYRGYCCEIGRTFVIGTTPADWQIELYDLVFAAQRAGREALAPGAECRDVDHAARQILDAAGHGEGLAALTGHGVGLEIDEDPQLGPAAMGKLDACVPVTVEPGVHLPGRGGVRIDDTLVVRQVADGGPELLTITTKELLAL; via the coding sequence ATGTCAGAGGTGTTTGGAGCACGCCGCAGCCTGCTGCGCGCCCGGTGCGCGGCAACCGGCTGCGCGGCGGCCCTGGTCTCCCGCCCCGCCAATGTCCGCTATCTCGCCGGCGGAGCCCCGCCCGGCGCCGTACTGCTCATCGGACCCGGTGAAGACCTGCTGCTCTGCCCCAGTAAGCCCACGGGTGATCCCGCCGACGGCCGCCCCGACGAACAGCTGCGGCTGACCGTCCTGCCGTCCTCGGCCGGCGATCCGGCGGTCGCGGCCGCCGAGCTGACCAGAACGGCGGACGTGGAGTCGCTCGCCGTCGAGGAACACCATCTGACCGTTGCCAGGCACCGGGCGCTGGGCTCGGTCGCCCCCAGACTGCGTCTCGCCGATCTCGGTCTCGCCGTCGAGCAGCAGCGGATGGTCAAGGACGAGGACGAGATCGCCTGTCTGCGGATCGCGGCGGAGATCGCCGACCAGGCGCTCGGTGAGCTGCTGGAGTCGATCCTGGTGGGCCGTACCGAGCGGCATCTCGCCCTGGAGCTGGAGCGGCGGCTCGTCGACCACGGCGCCGACGGTCCCGCCTTCGCCACCTCCGTCGCCACCGGGATCAACGCCGGCCGCGGCGGCCATCGGCCCACCGACCGGAGGGTCGAGGAGGGAGACTTCCTGTCCGTCTGCCTCGGCGCCAACTATCGCGGGTACTGCTGCGAGATAGGGCGCACGTTTGTGATCGGGACGACCCCGGCGGACTGGCAGATCGAGCTGTACGACCTCGTCTTCGCCGCTCAGCGGGCTGGTCGGGAGGCTCTTGCCCCCGGCGCCGAGTGCCGCGATGTGGACCACGCGGCCCGCCAGATCCTGGACGCCGCAGGGCATGGAGAGGGCCTCGCAGCCCTCACCGGGCACGGTGTCGGGCTCGAAATCGACGAGGACCCGCAGCTGGGCCCTGCGGCCATGGGTAAACTGGACGCTTGTGTGCCGGTCACCGTCGAACCGGGGGTCCACCTCCCGGGCCGGGGCGGTGTCCGGATCGATGACACGCTCGTCGTGCGCCAGGTGGCGGACGGCGGACCCGAGCTACTCACCATTACGACCAAGGAGCTGCTCGCGCTCTAG